In Nevskiales bacterium, a genomic segment contains:
- a CDS encoding DUF6502 family protein: MSTDPAKTKLAAALRHLLRPLVRVLLRHGMAYGDFMDIVKAVYAETAREDFALPGKKSTDSRVAILTGLTRKEVRALREAEAGERHANINRATRVLSGWYRDPDFTGPDGEPRVLTLSGEGGFDELVRRYSGGMPPRALLEELRRVNAVRLEGKDRVRVLSRAYVPAAGDLEGLRMLGTAVHDLIATIDHNLTRDGEPARFQRTVFSEHIPLRMIPILRRIVAERGQRFLESLDDWLSAHEAGPRDKARDEAVRTGVGIYFFQDPPPGKDDAP, from the coding sequence ATGAGCACCGATCCCGCCAAGACCAAACTCGCCGCCGCACTGCGCCATCTGCTGCGGCCGCTGGTGCGCGTGCTGCTGCGCCACGGCATGGCCTATGGCGATTTCATGGACATCGTCAAGGCGGTGTATGCCGAGACCGCGCGCGAGGATTTCGCGCTGCCCGGCAAGAAATCGACCGATTCGCGCGTGGCCATCCTGACGGGCCTGACGCGCAAGGAGGTGCGCGCGCTGCGCGAGGCGGAGGCTGGCGAGCGGCATGCCAACATCAACCGCGCCACCCGCGTGCTGTCCGGCTGGTACCGCGATCCCGATTTCACCGGCCCGGACGGCGAGCCGCGCGTGCTGACGCTGTCCGGCGAGGGCGGCTTCGACGAGCTGGTGCGCCGCTACAGCGGCGGCATGCCGCCGCGCGCGCTGCTGGAGGAGTTGCGGCGCGTGAACGCCGTGCGGCTGGAAGGCAAGGACCGCGTGCGCGTGCTGTCGCGCGCCTATGTGCCGGCCGCGGGCGATCTCGAGGGCCTGCGCATGCTCGGCACGGCGGTCCACGATCTCATCGCCACCATCGACCACAACCTGACGCGCGACGGCGAGCCGGCGCGCTTCCAGCGCACGGTATTCAGCGAGCACATCCCGCTGCGGATGATCCCGATCCTGCGCCGCATCGTGGCCGAGCGCGGCCAGCGTTTCCTGGAATCGCTGGACGACTGGCTGTCGGCGCACGAGGCCGGGCCGCGCGACAAGGCGCGCGACGAGGCCGTGCGCACCGGCGTGGGCATCTACTTCTTCCAGGATCCGCCGCCGGGCAAAGACGACGCGCCATGA
- a CDS encoding fructosamine kinase family protein: MSDTELDWADLAWQITCAAGESFTVRAREPVGGGCIHRALRLRGDRQSYFLKLNRADCAGMFEAEALGLEELRRAGALRVPQPLCWGRQGAQAYLVLEWLELKPLAGKSEALLGEQLAAQHRVTSALYGWSHDNTLGTTRQKNTPDGDWVHFWREQRLGFQLRLAQKKDQRLAEPGARLLAALDRLLAGHRPAASLLHGDLWAGNAAQDSQGRPVIFDPAVYYGDREAEIAMMELFGGFGGATLATYQAAWPLDPGYAEVRRDLYQLYHILNHFNLFGGQYADQALHAMDRLLARGA; encoded by the coding sequence GTGTCTGACACCGAACTCGACTGGGCCGATCTCGCCTGGCAGATCACCTGCGCCGCGGGCGAATCCTTCACCGTGCGCGCGCGCGAGCCGGTCGGTGGCGGTTGCATCCACCGCGCCCTGCGCCTGCGCGGCGACCGGCAGTCGTACTTTCTCAAGCTGAACCGCGCGGACTGTGCCGGCATGTTCGAGGCCGAGGCCCTCGGCCTGGAGGAGCTGCGGCGCGCCGGTGCGCTGCGTGTGCCGCAGCCGCTGTGCTGGGGGCGCCAGGGTGCGCAGGCCTACCTGGTGCTGGAATGGCTCGAGCTCAAGCCGCTGGCCGGCAAATCGGAGGCCCTGCTGGGCGAGCAGCTGGCCGCGCAGCACCGCGTGACCAGCGCACTGTACGGCTGGAGCCACGACAACACGCTCGGCACCACGCGGCAGAAAAACACGCCGGACGGCGACTGGGTGCACTTCTGGCGCGAGCAGCGGCTCGGCTTCCAGCTCCGGCTGGCGCAGAAGAAGGACCAGCGGCTGGCAGAGCCCGGCGCGCGTCTGCTGGCGGCGCTCGACCGCCTGCTGGCCGGCCACCGGCCCGCGGCCTCGCTGCTGCACGGCGACCTGTGGGCCGGCAACGCGGCCCAGGACAGCCAGGGCCGGCCGGTGATTTTCGATCCGGCCGTGTACTACGGCGACCGCGAGGCTGAGATCGCCATGATGGAGCTGTTCGGCGGTTTCGGCGGCGCCACGCTGGCCACCTACCAGGCGGCCTGGCCGCTCGACCCCGGCTACGCAGAAGTCCGCCGGGACTTGTACCAGCTTTACCATATCCTCAACCATTTCAATCTGTTCGGCGGGCAATATGCCGACCAGGCCCTGCATGCCATGGACCGCCTGCTGGCGCGGGGGGCATGA